One genomic window of Pirellulales bacterium includes the following:
- a CDS encoding ABC transporter ATP-binding protein: MNPLICRNLTHVYGNDETNEAAVVGVAAEFRAGETCVLMGPSGSGKTTLFSIFGCLLAPTQGELHVCGVPVHAAPPAKRTERRRTAIGFVFQHSHLLPFLSLEDNLLAIGRNAGVPQNELRKRVDGLLDRLDVAGLRHRRPHEVSGGQRQRFAIPRALLHTPKIVLADEPTAALGWRHGEEAVRLLIDEARSVGALLIAVTHDARLAPLFDRELKIENGRIRQSDDRGEGRPG, encoded by the coding sequence ATGAACCCTCTGATTTGCCGCAACCTGACGCACGTTTATGGCAACGACGAGACGAACGAGGCGGCGGTCGTCGGCGTCGCGGCCGAGTTCCGCGCCGGCGAAACGTGCGTGCTGATGGGGCCGTCGGGGTCGGGAAAAACGACCCTGTTTTCGATCTTTGGCTGCCTGCTCGCGCCGACGCAAGGGGAACTTCATGTCTGCGGCGTGCCTGTCCACGCCGCGCCGCCGGCAAAGCGAACGGAGCGGCGCCGTACCGCGATCGGGTTTGTGTTTCAGCATTCGCATCTCTTGCCGTTTCTGTCGCTGGAAGACAACCTGTTGGCAATCGGCCGCAATGCGGGCGTGCCCCAGAACGAATTGCGGAAACGGGTTGATGGCCTGCTGGACCGGCTCGACGTCGCGGGCTTGCGGCATCGCCGTCCGCACGAAGTAAGCGGCGGACAACGACAACGGTTCGCAATTCCCCGAGCGCTGCTGCACACCCCCAAGATCGTGCTGGCCGACGAGCCGACTGCGGCCCTCGGCTGGCGGCACGGCGAGGAAGCAGTCCGGTTGCTGATCGACGAAGCGCGGTCGGTCGGGGCGCTGTTGATCGCGGTCACCCACGACGCGCGGCTCGCGCCGCTGTTCGACCGCGAACTGAAGATTGAGAACGGGCGGATTCGGCAAAGCGACGACCGCGGAGAAGGCCGACCAGGATGA